Proteins encoded within one genomic window of Rhinoderma darwinii isolate aRhiDar2 chromosome 5, aRhiDar2.hap1, whole genome shotgun sequence:
- the LOC142652241 gene encoding uncharacterized protein LOC142652241: MMEKEEVEETEEVEWTEVEEINIQLEPEEVEEPEEPEEVEEPEEVEESEEVEWTEVEEINIQPEPWEVEETEEVEETEEVEEINIQQETEEVEWTEVEEINIQPEPWEVEETEEVEETEEVEEINIQQETEEVEWTEVEEINIQLEPEEVEETEEVKKINIQQETEEEEWTEVEEINIQQETEEVEWTEVEEINIQLEMEEVQETEEVEVEEVEWTELEEINIQLEEDVVETEKEKETRRRWWRPKCLRRNKEKYIIRENRQPRFLRFLSCCFSNDTIE, translated from the exons ATGatggagaaggaggaggtggaggagacggAGGAGGTGGAGTGGACGGAGGTGGAGGAGATAAACATTCAGCTGGAgccggaggaggtggaggagccggAGGAgccggaggaggtggaggagccggAGGAAGTGGAGGAGTCGGAGGAGGTGGAGTGGACGGAGGTGGAGGAGATTAACATTCAGCCGGAGCCGTGGGAGGTGGAGGAgacggaggaggtggaggagacagaggaggtggaggagataaACATTCAGCAGGAGACGGAGGAGGTGGAGTGGACGGAGGTGGAGGAGATTAACATTCAGCCGGAGCCGTGGGAGGTGGAGGAgacggaggaggtggaggagacagaggaggtggaggagataaACATTCAGCAGGAGACGGAGGAGGTGGAGTGGACGGAGGTGGAGGAGATAAACATTCAGCTGGAgccggaggaggtggaggagactgAGGAGGTGAAGAAGATAAACATTCAGCaggagacggaggaggaggagtggaCGGAGGTGGAGGAGATCAACATTCAGCAAGAGACAGAGGAGGTGGAGTGGACGGAGGTGGAGGAGATAAACATTCAGCTGGAGATGGAGGAGGTGCAAGAGACGGAGGAGGTGGAAGTGGAAGAGGTGGAGTGGACGGAGTTGGAGGAGATCAACATTCAGCTGGAGGAAGATGTGGTGGAGACGGAGAAGGAGAAGGA GACAAGACGCAGGTGGTGGAGACCTAAGTGCCTCAGAAGAAACAAAGAGAAGTACAT AATCCGAGAGAATAGACAACCAAG GTTCCTCAGATTTCTTTCCTGCTGCTTCAGCAATGACACCATCGAATAA